The DNA sequence TAATTATATTGCTGTTTGTCCCAATAATAACCTTTACGCAAAAATATATGCCTCTGCTTATTGGAAAATATAGAACAAAATAAGATATATAAGATTGTTAAAGAAGTTGTCTCAAATAATAAATAACAATTATTTTTAAAAATAGTTCAAAAAAATAGTTAATAACCAATAAAATAAATACCTTTGCAATTGAGGAATGTAATAATGGATGCTTGTTGCACCACTTCATATGCATAAACAGTTAAAACACAATAATTAACAAAAACATTATGCTTAAGCAAATTATTAATGCTAAAATTCTAACACCTCAAGGATGGTTAAAAGATGGTTCAGTTATCATACGTGATAACAAGATTCTTGAGGTAACAAACTGCGACCTTGCTGTAATAGGAGCAGAAGTAATAGACGCAAAAGGTATGTATGTAGTACCAGGTGGTGTAGAGATTCACATTCATGGAGGTGGCGGTTGCGACTTTATGGAAGGAACAGAAGAGGCATTCCGCGGAGCAATTCAGGCACACATGAAGCACGGAACAACAAGTATCTTCCCCACTTTGTCATCATCAACAGTACCAATGATTGAGGCAGCAGCCGAGACCTGTACCAAACTTATGGCAGAACCCAATAGCCCGGTGCTTGGACTTCACCTTGAGGGACACTATCTAAATATGGCAATGGCAGGCGGACAATTACCGGAGAATATCAAAAACCCTGATCCAAACGAGTACATACCACTTGTAGAAAAATGGCACTGTATAAAACGTTGGGACGCAGCACCTGAGTTACCAGGAGCAATGCAATTTGGTAAATATATCACATCAAAAGGCATACTTGCATCAGTAGCGCACACACAAGCAGAGTATGACGATATACATGCAGCACGCAAGAACGGATATACACACGCAACACACTTTTATAATGCAATGCCCGGATTTCACAAACGTCGTGAGTATAAATACGAGGGAACAGTAGAGAGTATATACCTTCACGAAGATATGACAGTAGAGGTTGTTGCCGATGGAATTCACGTACCCCCAACAATATTACGACTAATACACCATATCAAAGGAGTAGAGCGAGCATGTGTAATCACCGATGCCCTAGCATGTGCAGCAAGTGATAGTACAACAGCATTTGATCCACGCGTAATCATAGAAGATGGCGTATGTAAACTTGCCGACCGCACAGCACTTGCAGGATCAGTAGCAACAATGGACCGACTTATCCGCACATTAGTTCAGAAAGCAGAGATACCATTAGAAGATGCAATACGAATGGCATCAGAGACACCTGCTAAGATTATGAACGTATACGATCGTAAAGGCTCATTGCAAAAAGATAAAGATGCCGACATTATGATTCTCGATGATGATTTGAACATACGCGCAGTATGGGCAATGGGTAACCTTGTAGAGGGAACATATAATCTTTAAAAGAGTTGTGGATCTTGCCACAACAAAGTTGTTATTTGTCGGCTTCGCCGCCCCTTCGGGGGTAGATATTAGTTTTTAGCAAAAAAAAGAGTGTGCATTAATAAACCTAATATTACAACTCACAATATATAAATTCGTCACCTCTGATACACAAATAATAATCCCTTTTGAAACTTAGACTTCAAAAGGGATTATTTATTTCTAACAATTAAAAACTAACAATACCTTAAAGCATTCCGCTCTCAACCAGAATGCAGACGCGTTCAATAATGCGGTCTTTCTCTTTCTTATTAGGCTCGTAGTCATCTTTCAGGTTCAGCCCAAACATTCTACCAAAAGTTTGCCAGAATCCAGCCCTGAAACCACCCAAGAAAGCCTTTAAAATATGGTGTGAGTTTTGATTACACTCTCTGTCAATCAACAATATAAGCATCTTAGCCTGAGAGTAAGTAAACTCTTTAAGAACAGGTTTATATTCATTGAAAATATCTTTCTCCATCTGTTTGAAGTGAGCAGCACGTTCCTCCTCAGGAATAGTCTGCACATACTCGTAAGTCTCAATAAGAGCAGCCCTGACCATCTTAGCGTATGGCAAAGTCTTCTTCACATCCCTAACAGTTTTCCAATAGAACTTCTCATCCTTTTTGTTCTTGAACTTATACTCAGGCATACAAAAAACAGGTCTTATATTAATCATAATCACCGTGTCGCCTGTTTCAATAATAGCAAGATAAGGATCACTAAATATAGGGTACCTGTCGAGATAAGGGTTAGTGCTTCCATCGGCTTTTACATTAGTCGATAGAAGAAAAAAACCAATAATACCAATTATGTAAGCAATACACTTTCTCATTTGCGGTGTAAAGGTAATAGATATTTAGATATAAAAAGATACAAAATCCCAAA is a window from the Bacteroidales bacterium genome containing:
- the nagA gene encoding N-acetylglucosamine-6-phosphate deacetylase, which codes for MLKQIINAKILTPQGWLKDGSVIIRDNKILEVTNCDLAVIGAEVIDAKGMYVVPGGVEIHIHGGGGCDFMEGTEEAFRGAIQAHMKHGTTSIFPTLSSSTVPMIEAAAETCTKLMAEPNSPVLGLHLEGHYLNMAMAGGQLPENIKNPDPNEYIPLVEKWHCIKRWDAAPELPGAMQFGKYITSKGILASVAHTQAEYDDIHAARKNGYTHATHFYNAMPGFHKRREYKYEGTVESIYLHEDMTVEVVADGIHVPPTILRLIHHIKGVERACVITDALACAASDSTTAFDPRVIIEDGVCKLADRTALAGSVATMDRLIRTLVQKAEIPLEDAIRMASETPAKIMNVYDRKGSLQKDKDADIMILDDDLNIRAVWAMGNLVEGTYNL
- a CDS encoding DUF4294 domain-containing protein; protein product: MRKCIAYIIGIIGFFLLSTNVKADGSTNPYLDRYPIFSDPYLAIIETGDTVIMINIRPVFCMPEYKFKNKKDEKFYWKTVRDVKKTLPYAKMVRAALIETYEYVQTIPEEERAAHFKQMEKDIFNEYKPVLKEFTYSQAKMLILLIDRECNQNSHHILKAFLGGFRAGFWQTFGRMFGLNLKDDYEPNKKEKDRIIERVCILVESGML